Proteins from a genomic interval of Niabella soli DSM 19437:
- a CDS encoding DUF2071 domain-containing protein yields the protein MKIPTIKGIIERRILVNFITEPEYVKKILPKPFKPKIFHGKSIVGICLIRLKNIRPKGFPDFLGVRSENAAHRIAVEWNENGQIKQGVFIPRRDTSLKLNTLVGRRIFPGKHHLAKFNVIENNNDYHIDFTSTDNTTIEIDASLTDKFNEDSIFKTLENASRFFENGSVGYSPNGKHFDGLKLETHKWEVKPLKVKNVKSSFFEDKNIFPEGTIQFDNALLMENIGHEWKSLDTIK from the coding sequence ATGAAAATTCCAACAATTAAAGGGATAATTGAAAGGCGAATACTCGTCAACTTTATTACGGAACCCGAATATGTAAAGAAAATTTTACCCAAGCCTTTTAAACCAAAAATCTTTCATGGAAAATCAATTGTAGGAATTTGTTTAATCCGGCTTAAAAACATCCGGCCAAAAGGGTTTCCTGATTTTTTAGGGGTGCGTTCAGAAAATGCGGCCCACCGAATTGCAGTTGAATGGAACGAAAATGGACAAATAAAACAAGGGGTTTTTATTCCCAGAAGGGACACTTCTCTAAAACTAAATACACTCGTCGGTAGAAGAATATTTCCGGGAAAACATCATTTAGCAAAATTTAATGTTATTGAAAACAATAACGATTATCATATCGACTTTACAAGCACTGATAACACAACTATTGAAATTGACGCAAGCCTTACCGACAAATTCAATGAAGATTCGATATTTAAAACTCTTGAAAATGCATCAAGGTTTTTTGAAAACGGTTCGGTCGGGTACTCTCCTAACGGCAAACATTTTGATGGACTAAAATTAGAGACACATAAATGGGAAGTAAAACCGCTAAAGGTCAAAAATGTAAAATCCAGTTTTTTCGAAGACAAAAACATTTTTCCAGAGGGTACCATACAATTTGATAATGCCCTTTTAATGGAAAACATCGGACATGAATGGAAATCATTGGATACAATAAAATGA